The following is a genomic window from Phosphitispora fastidiosa.
TTTCCTGACTTGATACAGACCTCATTGAGAATGTACCTGGTTGGAAAATTATCTGTACAGTCTATAACAATATCATACCCCTCTATAAGGTCCCCTGCATTCTTCCTGCCGATCCTTTCACCAACAGACACAAGCCTTATTTCAGGGTTCAGTGCAGATAACTTTTCGAATGCAGAAACAGCCTTAGGCTTCCCCAGATCAGGGGTTCTGTGCAGTACCTGCCGCTGCAGGTTGCTCAGGTCAACGATGTCAGAATCGGCGAACCCGATGGTCCCTACCCCTGCCGCAGTAAGATAATAAAGCACCGGTGACCCCAGACCCCCGGTGCCTACCACCAGCACTCTGCCGGTCTTGAGCTTACGCTGCCCGGCTTCACCTATTTCCTGCATTATAAGCTGCCGATGATACCTTTGCTTTTCTTTTACACTTAATCTCCCATTTAAACCTTCATCGGTGCGGTCCATATTCATACCTCTTCCTGCCGCAAAATCTCC
Proteins encoded in this region:
- a CDS encoding HesA/MoeB/ThiF family protein, translated to MNMDRTDEGLNGRLSVKEKQRYHRQLIMQEIGEAGQRKLKTGRVLVVGTGGLGSPVLYYLTAAGVGTIGFADSDIVDLSNLQRQVLHRTPDLGKPKAVSAFEKLSALNPEIRLVSVGERIGRKNAGDLIEGYDIVIDCTDNFPTRYILNEVCIKSGKPFVHGGILGFFGQAMTIVPGRGPCFQCVFREPPPPEAMPNPPGVLGAVAGTIGTIQAAETIKLLTGSGRLLTGRLLMYDALEVSFREVEVKPDLHCPVCGKN